A genomic region of Zalophus californianus isolate mZalCal1 chromosome 1, mZalCal1.pri.v2, whole genome shotgun sequence contains the following coding sequences:
- the LOC113918646 gene encoding uncharacterized protein C4orf3-like encodes MEEDAAVEDGQDGPRERVGSGEAGRQQQNHEVRSQSRANRFPKHSYWLDLWLFILLDVVLFIFVYLLP; translated from the coding sequence ATGGAGGAGGATGCAGCTGTGGAAGATGGTCAGGACGGTCCCCGGGAGCGGGTAGGCTCGGGTGAAGCTGGGAGGCAGCAGCAGAACCATGAAGTGCGGTCTCAATCCCGGGCCAACCGGTTTCCAAAGCATTCCTATTGGTTGGATCTCTGGCTCTTCATCCTCTTGGATGTAGTGTTGTTTATCTTCGTGTATCTTTTACCATGA